A region from the Desulfitobacterium dehalogenans ATCC 51507 genome encodes:
- the cobA gene encoding uroporphyrinogen-III C-methyltransferase, which translates to MDKGYVYLVGAGPGDPKLITVKGAECIAKADVLIYDRLASRRLLTLARPDCELIYVGKSPDRHTLRQEEINALLVQKGLEGKIVTRLKGGDPFVFGRGGEEAEDLLKAGIPFEVVPGVTSAISVPAYAGIPVTHRDLTSSFAVITGHEDPTKNSSALAWEHLATAHGTLIFLMGMENLSLISSKLIENGRSPSTPVGIIQWGTRPEQRVLVGELHNIAQLVKEEGFTNPSIIIVGEVVQLREKLQWFEKRPLFGQRVIVTRARHQASALSQGIEDLGGEPWEFPAIEIVPPSDPNRLIHAIKNLKRFEWVIFTSVNGVEEFFKVLMEQGRDIRDLAGMDVVAIGPATRDALEKRCLKVSFVPEEYRAEKIIEGLASRVLPGQSVLLARAEEARDILPESLKALGADIWDVPTYRTVLGNANKEELLKLLEEKAVAAVTFTSSSTVRNFLQLIDGKQSLLEGVKLYSIGPITSKTAQECGLSIYREAKQYTIKGLLETLAGGNKE; encoded by the coding sequence TTGGACAAAGGATATGTATATTTGGTCGGTGCTGGGCCCGGAGATCCGAAACTCATTACTGTGAAGGGGGCGGAGTGCATCGCCAAGGCTGATGTGCTTATCTACGACCGCCTGGCTTCACGCCGGCTTTTGACCTTAGCCCGTCCTGATTGCGAGCTTATTTATGTAGGGAAATCCCCCGATCGACATACACTGCGCCAAGAGGAAATCAATGCTCTCCTGGTCCAGAAGGGTTTGGAAGGAAAAATAGTTACTCGTTTAAAAGGGGGAGACCCTTTTGTTTTTGGGCGCGGTGGAGAGGAAGCAGAGGATCTTCTTAAGGCAGGGATTCCCTTTGAGGTTGTTCCCGGTGTTACTTCGGCGATTTCTGTACCTGCCTATGCCGGTATTCCTGTGACTCATCGGGATTTAACCTCTTCCTTTGCCGTCATAACCGGTCATGAAGACCCCACTAAAAACAGTTCGGCTTTGGCCTGGGAACATTTAGCTACTGCTCACGGGACATTAATCTTTTTGATGGGTATGGAAAACCTGTCCTTGATCTCCTCCAAACTCATAGAAAATGGCCGTTCGCCTTCTACTCCCGTAGGAATTATCCAATGGGGGACCCGGCCGGAACAACGGGTGCTTGTAGGTGAACTACATAATATTGCTCAATTGGTAAAGGAAGAAGGCTTCACCAATCCCTCCATCATTATCGTGGGAGAGGTTGTTCAACTGAGGGAGAAGCTGCAATGGTTCGAAAAGAGACCCCTCTTCGGTCAGAGGGTTATTGTGACCAGAGCAAGGCATCAAGCCAGTGCCTTATCCCAAGGCATTGAGGATCTGGGCGGAGAGCCTTGGGAGTTTCCTGCGATCGAAATCGTTCCTCCCAGTGATCCCAATCGGTTGATTCACGCCATCAAGAATCTGAAACGGTTTGAATGGGTCATCTTTACCAGTGTCAACGGAGTAGAAGAATTCTTCAAAGTTCTCATGGAGCAAGGAAGGGACATTCGTGACTTGGCCGGTATGGACGTCGTCGCTATCGGTCCGGCTACCAGAGATGCTTTGGAAAAGCGATGTCTGAAGGTTTCCTTTGTTCCTGAAGAATATAGAGCGGAAAAAATAATCGAAGGTTTGGCCAGCCGGGTTCTGCCCGGTCAAAGTGTGCTCTTGGCCCGGGCCGAGGAAGCCCGGGATATTCTGCCCGAATCCCTGAAAGCTTTAGGGGCGGACATCTGGGATGTTCCTACCTACCGCACGGTTTTGGGGAACGCCAATAAGGAAGAACTCCTAAAACTTTTAGAAGAGAAGGCAGTAGCGGCTGTTACCTTTACCAGTTCTTCAACAGTGCGCAATTTCTTGCAATTAATTGATGGCAAGCAAAGCCTTTTAGAGGGGGTTAAACTCTATTCTATCGGTCCCATTACCAGCAAAACAGCTCAAGAGTGCGGGCTGAGCATTTACCGGGAAGCGAAGCAGTATACCATTAAGGGGCTTCTTGAGACACTGGCAGGGGGGAACAAGGAATGA